Below is a window of Allomuricauda ruestringensis DSM 13258 DNA.
CCAGGCGATTCATAAAACGGGTAAGCCCCAGCAAATCGCAACCTGACCTCCATCTGCAATTGTTGAACAAATACACCGATCCAGAAGAAATCCCCTCATTTTTGGATCCATGCATTCATGGTTTTGATATAGGTGTATTATCCGAAGCTGGATGCCCAGGTATTGCCGATCCTGGAGCAGATGTGGTTCGTGTAGCGCACGAAAAAAGAATCCAAGTGGTTCCGTTGGTGGGCCCCTCCTCTATTTTAATGGCCATGATGAGCAGTGGTATGAATGGACAGAACTTTGCTTTTAACGGTTACTTGCCCATTGACAAAGCCGAGCGCAAAAAAATGGTGAAAGGCTTGGAGCGATTATCCCGAGAAAAAGGGCAATCCCAAATTTTTATGGAAACCCCTTATCGGAACAACAAACTGGTAAAGGAACTTTTAAAAACGCTGCAAAAGTCGACCCGTTTGTGCATTGCTTGCGATATTACCTTGCCCACAGAATTTATCTCCTCCAAAAGTGTACACGAATGGAGCGAAATTGAGTTAGACCTCGACAAAAGACCTACGATATATATTATTCAAGCATAAAAAAAGCCCCGGATTTCGGAGCTTTTTTGTGTTACATCTTCACAAATTATACTTTGGCATTTTTCTGCTGCTTGATATTGGAAATATCGTAACCCGCAAATTTATTCATGTAGTGCGAAATACTACTTCCGTAAGCATCGGTTACATCGTTTTGTCCATAAGATCGTAGGTACTTCTTCACGTTTCCTGCCCCGGCCAAATGTGCCGCAGCCAAAATACCTGATTCCGTTACTTTGATACCACCTATAGTTTTTCCATTGAAGCGCTTAATATCCCTTCGTAAAATCCATTTGTTTCGGGCAATATTGGCCTCAAAGGCCTTTTCTTGAAGTTTTGGATTACCCAAAAAATCTTCCATATCGTAAACACCCATAAGATTCAAGGTACTACTACCAAATTGGTATTTACCCAAATAACCCAATGTGTTTACGCTATGATATTTACCCTGGGATTCTTTAAAAGCGAGTGCTTCCTTAAAGCCATTAAAGGCTTTGCCCAGAAAAGGAGGTGTTACCTCGTCCTCGTCAAGAAGTTCAACGGAATCTTGCGGTGCAAAGAATTCCAAATTGGCCGTAACCTTCAATGATTCAGGGATTTCTACATCCCCTTTCTT
It encodes the following:
- a CDS encoding SAM-dependent methyltransferase, producing the protein MEEEKPGLVVGKVYLIPTTLGDNAPLEVLPISVKGTIERIDHYIVENEKTARRFIKRVSPSKSQPDLHLQLLNKYTDPEEIPSFLDPCIHGFDIGVLSEAGCPGIADPGADVVRVAHEKRIQVVPLVGPSSILMAMMSSGMNGQNFAFNGYLPIDKAERKKMVKGLERLSREKGQSQIFMETPYRNNKLVKELLKTLQKSTRLCIACDITLPTEFISSKSVHEWSEIELDLDKRPTIYIIQA